A DNA window from Ensifer sp. WSM1721 contains the following coding sequences:
- a CDS encoding heavy-metal-associated domain-containing protein — protein MHHLNVSDMTCGHCVSAVEKAVKSVDPNAKVAVDLEAQTASIESQIGSDAFIAAIEAAGYKASFKKSCCSHVA, from the coding sequence TTGCATCATCTCAACGTATCAGACATGACCTGCGGGCACTGTGTGAGCGCGGTCGAAAAGGCCGTGAAATCAGTCGATCCGAACGCCAAGGTGGCCGTCGATCTTGAGGCACAAACCGCGTCGATCGAGTCTCAGATCGGCTCGGACGCCTTCATCGCCGCGATCGAAGCGGCTGGCTATAAGGCTTCGTTCAAGAAATCCTGTTGCAGCCACGTCGCCTGA
- a CDS encoding multicopper oxidase family protein codes for MKRESQYLVSRRGVLQAGAGLLFAAALPPSPVWSASPDRYRIAAAPARARLAGPDRPETDVWTYNGTVPGTLVRLRQGEPTRLLVENRLDQETTVHWHGIRLPNAMDGVPGLTQPPIRPGESFVYEFTPQDAGTFWYHPHANSLEQLGRGLAGALIVEEREPIAVDRDLLWFLADWRLTEEGGIAPRFGNRMEAAMSGRVGNTVTLNGRASEAESFRAGERVRLRLVNASLARIMALRFEGHSPVTVAIDGQPCDPHEPAGGRLLLGPAMRIDVVLDMQGEPGKRYAVIDDFYDGLAYRLTELAYEERPPLRTHPLDASLDLPRNPLPEPDLATADRHGLTLQGGMMSGMMVRGGVMQGAGMMHGMMGMGGGPAWAINGMSMTGDGHAGMEPALTFHRGRSVVLKLRNETAWWHPMHFHGHSLRVLSRNGKPVPHRQWQDTVLMAPKEVVEAAFVADNPGDWMLHCHVMDHQMAGLMTVLRVA; via the coding sequence GTGAAGAGAGAATCCCAATACCTTGTCTCACGCCGGGGCGTGCTCCAAGCCGGCGCGGGCCTTCTGTTCGCGGCTGCGTTGCCGCCGTCGCCCGTGTGGTCCGCGTCGCCGGATCGTTACCGCATCGCCGCCGCGCCCGCCCGCGCACGGCTTGCCGGTCCGGATCGGCCGGAGACCGATGTATGGACCTATAATGGCACCGTGCCCGGTACGTTGGTGCGCCTCCGCCAGGGCGAGCCCACCCGTCTCCTCGTCGAGAACCGGCTGGACCAGGAGACGACGGTCCACTGGCACGGCATCAGACTTCCCAATGCGATGGACGGCGTGCCCGGCCTGACGCAGCCGCCGATCAGGCCGGGGGAGAGCTTCGTCTATGAATTCACCCCGCAAGATGCGGGGACGTTCTGGTACCACCCGCACGCTAACAGCCTGGAGCAGCTTGGCCGCGGTCTCGCGGGAGCGCTGATCGTGGAGGAACGTGAACCGATCGCCGTCGATCGCGACCTTCTCTGGTTTCTGGCCGACTGGCGGCTGACTGAGGAAGGCGGCATCGCGCCGCGCTTCGGCAACCGGATGGAAGCGGCGATGTCCGGCCGTGTCGGCAACACCGTCACGCTGAACGGCCGCGCCTCAGAAGCGGAGTCCTTCCGGGCCGGGGAGCGCGTCCGCCTGCGCCTGGTCAACGCATCGCTCGCCCGGATCATGGCCCTGCGTTTCGAGGGGCACAGTCCCGTTACGGTGGCGATCGACGGCCAGCCCTGCGATCCGCACGAGCCGGCCGGCGGTCGCCTCCTGCTCGGTCCCGCCATGCGCATCGACGTCGTGCTCGACATGCAGGGCGAGCCTGGAAAGCGCTACGCCGTCATCGATGATTTCTACGACGGCCTCGCCTACCGATTGACCGAGCTCGCCTATGAGGAGCGGCCGCCGCTCCGCACCCATCCTCTCGACGCTTCGCTTGACCTGCCGCGCAACCCCTTGCCGGAGCCCGACCTTGCCACGGCCGATCGCCACGGTCTGACGCTCCAGGGCGGCATGATGAGCGGTATGATGGTGCGCGGTGGTGTCATGCAGGGCGCAGGAATGATGCACGGTATGATGGGCATGGGCGGCGGTCCCGCCTGGGCCATCAACGGCATGTCGATGACGGGCGACGGCCATGCCGGCATGGAGCCTGCCCTGACGTTCCACCGTGGCCGCAGCGTCGTCCTCAAGCTACGAAACGAAACGGCCTGGTGGCACCCGATGCATTTCCACGGCCACAGCCTCAGGGTGCTGAGCCGCAACGGCAAACCCGTCCCGCATCGCCAGTGGCAGGACACGGTGCTGATGGCTCCGAAGGAGGTCGTCGAAGCCGCCTTCGTCGCCGACAATCCCGGCGACTGGATGCTGCACTGCCATGTCATGGACCACCAGATGGCCGGCCTGATGACCGTGCTGCGCGTCGCCTGA
- a CDS encoding DUF411 domain-containing protein, with amino-acid sequence MNRTIRFVSLAAFTALAGPAVAEPLQATLYKNPQCGCCEGYAAYLRDNGFNVEVKPTNDLAEISRKAGVPEGMQGCHTTFIDGYVIDGHVPVNVVRKLLTERPPIAGITLPGMPMGSPGMSGTKTEKFVIYTVPKDGKAPSVYAEE; translated from the coding sequence ATGAACCGCACAATCCGCTTCGTCAGCCTCGCCGCTTTCACTGCCCTCGCCGGACCGGCTGTTGCCGAGCCGCTTCAGGCGACGCTCTACAAGAACCCGCAATGTGGCTGCTGCGAGGGCTATGCCGCCTATCTCCGTGACAACGGCTTCAACGTCGAGGTGAAGCCCACCAACGACCTCGCCGAAATCAGCCGCAAGGCGGGAGTGCCGGAGGGAATGCAGGGCTGCCACACCACATTCATCGACGGCTACGTGATCGACGGCCACGTGCCTGTGAACGTCGTCCGCAAGCTCCTCACCGAGAGGCCGCCGATCGCCGGCATCACCCTGCCGGGAATGCCGATGGGATCGCCCGGCATGTCCGGCACGAAGACGGAGAAATTCGTGATCTACACCGTCCCCAAGGACGGCAAGGCACCCTCGGTCTACGCAGAGGAATGA
- a CDS encoding SCO family protein → MRVLYPALLTIGIVMTCATAVLAHSLEEVDQDLRDKEKYFQAVDVEAPAFTLQDADGRTVSLSDLRGKVVVLNFVYTHCPDVCPMHAERMAELQTMINQTPMKAMVQFVTITTDPKRDKGPILREYGQAHGLDPVNWVFLTAAPDQPEDSTRKTAESYGLKFTESEEGMQMHGIVTHVIDQDGRLRARFHGLTFEPVNLVVFVNALTNRTQKPHGHREPGLWESLKGLMQ, encoded by the coding sequence ATGCGCGTCCTGTATCCAGCCCTGCTAACCATAGGCATCGTGATGACTTGCGCCACGGCCGTCCTGGCGCATTCGCTTGAGGAGGTCGATCAGGATCTCCGCGACAAGGAGAAATATTTCCAGGCGGTCGATGTCGAAGCGCCCGCCTTCACGCTGCAGGATGCGGACGGCCGCACGGTCAGCCTCTCCGACCTCCGCGGCAAGGTGGTCGTCCTGAATTTCGTCTACACCCATTGCCCCGATGTCTGTCCGATGCATGCAGAGCGGATGGCCGAACTGCAGACGATGATCAACCAGACGCCGATGAAGGCGATGGTCCAGTTCGTCACCATCACGACAGACCCGAAGCGCGACAAGGGTCCGATCCTCAGAGAGTACGGACAGGCGCACGGACTCGATCCAGTGAACTGGGTCTTCCTGACCGCAGCGCCGGACCAGCCGGAAGACAGCACTCGCAAAACGGCCGAATCCTATGGACTAAAATTCACCGAGAGCGAGGAGGGCATGCAGATGCACGGCATCGTCACCCATGTGATCGACCAGGACGGTCGTCTGCGCGCCCGCTTTCATGGCTTGACGTTCGAGCCGGTCAATCTAGTCGTTTTCGTAAATGCCCTCACGAATCGGACGCAGAAGCCGCACGGCCATCGGGAGCCGGGATTGTGGGAGAGCCTGAAGGGATTGATGCAATGA
- a CDS encoding cytochrome c: MSRTAILFSGLGIAAAVVGLAVALLWLAASKTIGDDSAATIALGKTLYAERCVTCHGENLEGQPDWKSPLPSGRMPAPPHDASGHTWHHPDGVLFQITREGPAAVVGGGYQSDMPGFGNVMSDEEIRAVLAFIKSTWPERERQYQAEMSRRERETNQ, encoded by the coding sequence ATGAGCAGGACCGCAATTCTCTTCTCAGGGCTCGGGATTGCCGCGGCGGTAGTGGGGCTGGCGGTGGCGCTGCTTTGGCTCGCAGCATCGAAAACGATTGGCGATGACTCGGCCGCCACAATCGCACTCGGGAAGACGCTCTATGCCGAGCGCTGTGTCACCTGTCACGGCGAGAACCTCGAAGGTCAGCCGGATTGGAAAAGTCCGCTGCCTTCGGGGCGCATGCCGGCCCCGCCGCACGATGCATCCGGCCACACCTGGCATCATCCGGACGGCGTGCTCTTTCAAATTACCAGGGAAGGACCGGCAGCAGTTGTTGGCGGCGGGTATCAAAGCGATATGCCCGGCTTCGGGAATGTGATGAGCGACGAAGAGATCCGGGCCGTGCTCGCCTTCATCAAGAGCACTTGGCCGGAACGAGAGCGGCAATATCAGGCGGAAATGAGTCGGCGGGAACGGGAAACAAATCAGTGA
- a CDS encoding glutathione S-transferase family protein has protein sequence MTITITAFERSPDRGKGLARDMRVRWALEEVGQPYEVRLLSFKAMKEPAHLALHPFGQIPTYEEGDLALFESGAIVLHIAECHAGLLPNDANARARAIAWMFAALDTVEPPIFDRALAKILERDEPWYEQRLRFLEDSIRKRLGGLSNRLGDADWLDGAFSAGDLLMVTVLRRLQGSGMLEEYSNLSAYVARGEARPAYKRAFDAQLAVFTASAG, from the coding sequence ATGACCATTACGATTACCGCCTTTGAACGGTCGCCGGATCGGGGCAAGGGTCTGGCGCGTGACATGCGCGTTCGCTGGGCGCTCGAAGAAGTGGGGCAGCCTTACGAGGTTCGTCTTCTTTCGTTCAAGGCGATGAAGGAACCCGCGCATCTCGCGCTTCATCCTTTCGGGCAGATTCCGACCTATGAAGAGGGCGATCTCGCCCTCTTCGAGTCGGGAGCAATCGTGCTTCATATCGCCGAGTGCCATGCGGGTCTGCTGCCAAACGACGCGAATGCCCGGGCGCGCGCGATCGCATGGATGTTTGCCGCGCTCGACACGGTGGAGCCGCCGATCTTCGACCGCGCCCTCGCCAAGATCCTCGAGCGCGACGAGCCCTGGTACGAGCAGCGCCTGCGTTTCCTCGAGGACAGCATCCGGAAACGGCTGGGCGGCCTTTCCAATCGCCTTGGCGATGCCGACTGGCTCGATGGTGCGTTCAGCGCCGGTGACCTGCTGATGGTGACGGTGCTGCGCAGGTTGCAGGGATCCGGTATGCTGGAGGAATATTCGAACCTCTCCGCCTATGTCGCCCGCGGCGAAGCGCGGCCCGCATACAAGCGTGCTTTCGACGCTCAGTTGGCGGTCTTCACCGCATCGGCCGGCTGA
- a CDS encoding zinc-binding dehydrogenase → MAAAAPSALSRFSFAITRGAHVSGACGPASRESARAAGVEPIFGYSDRQAYAQDGKFDAIFDTLGMLDVGRGLSMLNPTGVFVDINPTPGRLLRGMLSRRYKLAFATMGIKHLAAIAELAGRGTLRPTIGLDAPFSDALSVIRDAENGRWRSGKAVLAF, encoded by the coding sequence ATGGCTGCAGCGGCGCCGTCGGCGCTTTCGCGGTTCAGCTTTGCGATCACCCGCGGAGCGCATGTTTCCGGCGCATGCGGACCGGCCTCAAGGGAAAGTGCAAGAGCTGCCGGCGTTGAGCCAATATTCGGCTACTCCGACAGGCAGGCATATGCGCAGGATGGAAAGTTCGACGCCATTTTCGATACGCTCGGAATGCTCGACGTCGGTCGCGGGCTTTCGATGCTCAATCCGACGGGCGTGTTCGTCGACATCAATCCCACCCCCGGCAGATTGCTCCGTGGAATGCTGTCCCGACGTTACAAGTTGGCATTCGCCACCATGGGCATCAAACATCTCGCCGCAATCGCCGAGCTTGCCGGCAGGGGGACCCTGCGTCCGACAATCGGTCTGGACGCGCCGTTCAGCGATGCCCTCTCTGTGATCAGGGATGCAGAAAACGGGCGGTGGCGTTCAGGGAAGGCGGTGCTTGCATTTTGA
- a CDS encoding NAD(P)-dependent alcohol dehydrogenase — protein MSIKAAAINPFDWKLRRGALKLLTGRRFPKGMGTDFAGIVEATGGKVTNVQIGDEVFGSLDFKKSGAFAEAALVDARHLAKKPPQLSFSEAACLPIAAMTAWVAILDRAEARAGSRIFINGCSGAVGAFAVQLCDHPRSACFRRMRTGLKGKCKSCRR, from the coding sequence GTGTCGATCAAGGCCGCCGCGATCAATCCCTTCGACTGGAAGCTCCGCCGGGGAGCTCTGAAGCTCTTGACCGGCAGACGCTTTCCGAAAGGGATGGGCACCGATTTCGCCGGGATTGTCGAGGCGACCGGCGGCAAGGTAACGAACGTTCAGATCGGCGATGAAGTCTTCGGGTCGCTGGACTTCAAGAAATCAGGCGCCTTTGCCGAAGCGGCGCTCGTAGACGCCCGTCACCTGGCGAAGAAACCGCCGCAACTTTCGTTCAGCGAGGCCGCCTGCCTCCCCATTGCGGCGATGACTGCCTGGGTCGCCATCCTCGACAGGGCTGAGGCGCGCGCCGGATCGCGCATATTCATCAATGGCTGCAGCGGCGCCGTCGGCGCTTTCGCGGTTCAGCTTTGCGATCACCCGCGGAGCGCATGTTTCCGGCGCATGCGGACCGGCCTCAAGGGAAAGTGCAAGAGCTGCCGGCGTTGA
- a CDS encoding HAD family hydrolase, whose protein sequence is MKPAPRSIWDGRDLVVFDLDGTLYNQTRLRALMVLSLLGDVMRTRSFRTMKVIQNFRRCREGLARSSPTHFIDRQFSETAVLSRCSEEEVKQIVREWIDQRPLLHIAACRYPGVPALFDGLRQSGRLVAVLSDYPAQEKLAALGLKADIVVSATDADIQSLKPDPTGLVKILRTTGIRPDRALMVGDRFDRDWAVAECVGMEAIIRSDSVDPRCATFRSYHDPLFAPVLGPGNHY, encoded by the coding sequence ATGAAACCCGCACCTCGATCGATTTGGGACGGCCGCGATCTAGTGGTCTTTGATCTTGATGGCACGCTCTACAACCAGACGCGGCTGAGAGCGCTTATGGTTCTCAGTTTGCTTGGCGACGTTATGCGTACCCGCAGCTTCAGGACCATGAAGGTGATACAGAACTTTCGTCGGTGCCGGGAAGGCCTGGCGAGATCATCGCCCACCCACTTCATCGACCGTCAGTTCTCTGAGACGGCGGTTCTCAGCCGATGCTCAGAGGAGGAAGTCAAGCAAATCGTCCGCGAATGGATCGATCAGCGCCCGCTTCTCCACATTGCCGCCTGCCGCTATCCAGGCGTTCCGGCGCTCTTCGATGGTCTACGACAATCCGGCAGATTGGTCGCCGTCCTTTCCGACTATCCTGCCCAAGAAAAGCTCGCCGCCCTTGGCTTGAAAGCCGACATCGTCGTCAGCGCCACCGACGCTGACATACAAAGCTTGAAGCCCGACCCAACTGGGCTTGTGAAGATACTCCGCACAACCGGCATTCGGCCGGATCGCGCACTAATGGTGGGTGATCGTTTCGATCGCGACTGGGCCGTTGCCGAGTGCGTTGGCATGGAAGCCATCATCCGCTCCGACAGCGTGGACCCGCGCTGCGCGACGTTCCGATCCTATCACGACCCCTTGTTCGCGCCGGTTCTTGGGCCTGGCAACCACTACTAG
- a CDS encoding response regulator transcription factor: protein MYSVVLADDHPLLLRGLQQSLLAVSDFNVVGAAANGRDALSLIRDLTPDLAVLDVAMPQMSGLDILRALNGERLCPKVIFLTATINGVQIADAITRGAWGILLKEYAPEALLDCLRQVASGEKWLPAELVAKAAEAPHALARNKIELLTAREREITALICGGLSNRTIAQKLGASEGTVGIHLHNIYRKLEITNRTTLAALHIQYMAARDG from the coding sequence ATGTATTCCGTGGTCCTTGCCGACGACCATCCCTTGCTCCTTCGCGGGCTCCAGCAAAGCCTGCTGGCGGTATCGGATTTCAATGTGGTGGGCGCGGCCGCCAACGGACGGGACGCGCTCTCACTTATTCGCGACCTAACGCCCGATCTCGCAGTGCTCGACGTGGCGATGCCGCAGATGAGCGGCCTAGACATCCTGCGCGCGTTGAACGGCGAACGCCTTTGTCCAAAGGTTATCTTCCTGACGGCGACGATAAACGGGGTGCAGATTGCCGATGCGATAACGAGGGGGGCCTGGGGGATTTTGTTGAAGGAGTATGCGCCGGAGGCGCTGCTCGATTGCCTCCGCCAAGTTGCGAGCGGCGAGAAATGGCTGCCTGCCGAGCTCGTAGCCAAAGCGGCCGAGGCACCGCATGCCCTCGCGCGGAACAAAATCGAGCTTCTGACCGCCCGTGAGCGGGAGATAACCGCTCTCATATGCGGCGGATTGTCGAACCGAACGATCGCTCAAAAGCTGGGTGCATCCGAGGGAACCGTCGGAATTCATCTCCATAACATCTACCGCAAACTGGAGATCACCAACAGGACAACGCTCGCGGCGCTCCATATACAATATATGGCCGCGCGCGATGGGTGA
- a CDS encoding sensor histidine kinase, giving the protein MASLDYGREAAIARAQPNNILKGFARSAGDWLLDAEPERLVSIGRLVTAAFAILAVYLDPTRPVSLLYECRAILSLYILFSVLLVILPLRKPLDSSIHLLVHVIDAVILAWLALLTDELTSPFFAVLPFVLLAMTMRWGLKGAAFGALILLLVQFIVALPDLSDGESELNVFIMRSTYIVFAAVILGYFGAYRERSRRCLAELAEWPFNAVANDRRSWLGLLFRHASRVLGGSRLFVLWRDQEDDAGCVACWADGGLKLVEVQNADFWRRHDLQQQHREGDVGISSRKEADFSDLIADLPDFAEAAPERIQRISAAYFSTVRYRGRVFVINSSCRPDEGSALTEIIATHLGSELERLALIQQTTEAARSEERMRLACDLHDSVLQNLTAARLKLKFVGEAADSDSKLQLAEVGKLILEQQQRIRQFVEENRAADIPVINSLEQTLSDFAGPLADQWNCQIEISISPPELAAPKWMVHEIKQLISEAAANAVRHGHATRLRISISQADCGLQFKLIDNGTGVPSQAKSLRPSSLSTRVDRLGGNLTVFQATPGFGIHIIIPRMLGAY; this is encoded by the coding sequence ATGGCGAGCCTGGATTATGGCCGGGAAGCAGCGATTGCGCGCGCCCAGCCAAACAACATACTTAAGGGATTTGCCCGTTCGGCGGGAGATTGGCTGCTGGACGCGGAACCGGAGCGCCTCGTCAGTATCGGGCGCCTCGTCACGGCTGCCTTTGCGATCCTCGCCGTCTACCTCGACCCTACCCGGCCCGTGTCGCTTCTTTATGAATGCCGCGCCATATTGAGCCTCTATATTCTGTTCTCCGTGCTGCTGGTTATCTTACCGCTGCGCAAGCCGCTGGACAGCTCGATCCACCTCCTCGTTCATGTCATCGATGCCGTGATCCTTGCCTGGCTGGCGCTTCTCACCGATGAACTCACCAGCCCCTTTTTTGCCGTGCTGCCGTTCGTTCTCCTCGCGATGACGATGCGCTGGGGCCTTAAGGGAGCGGCATTCGGTGCGCTCATTCTGCTCCTCGTTCAGTTTATTGTCGCCCTGCCCGACTTAAGTGACGGCGAGTCCGAGCTCAACGTGTTCATCATGCGATCGACCTACATCGTCTTCGCCGCCGTGATCCTTGGCTATTTCGGCGCTTACCGCGAACGTAGCCGCCGGTGCTTGGCCGAACTCGCTGAATGGCCGTTCAACGCGGTTGCCAATGACCGGCGTTCTTGGCTAGGCCTTCTGTTCAGGCACGCATCCCGCGTCCTCGGCGGTTCCCGCTTGTTCGTTCTCTGGCGCGACCAGGAAGATGACGCCGGTTGCGTCGCCTGTTGGGCCGACGGCGGTCTGAAGCTTGTCGAGGTTCAGAACGCGGATTTCTGGCGGCGCCACGATCTTCAGCAGCAACACCGCGAAGGTGACGTGGGAATCTCGTCACGGAAGGAGGCGGATTTCTCCGATCTGATCGCGGACCTGCCCGACTTCGCGGAGGCGGCACCCGAGCGCATTCAGCGCATTTCCGCAGCTTATTTTTCCACCGTTCGCTATCGGGGACGGGTTTTCGTCATCAATTCTTCCTGCCGCCCGGATGAAGGCAGTGCCTTGACGGAGATCATTGCGACGCACCTGGGCTCGGAATTGGAGCGCCTCGCGCTGATACAACAAACAACCGAAGCTGCGCGCTCGGAGGAGCGCATGCGGCTGGCTTGTGACCTGCACGACAGCGTCCTCCAAAACCTCACCGCCGCCCGGCTGAAGCTCAAGTTCGTCGGCGAGGCTGCAGATAGCGACTCGAAGCTCCAGCTTGCCGAAGTTGGAAAGCTGATCTTGGAACAGCAGCAACGTATTCGCCAATTCGTCGAGGAAAATCGGGCCGCCGATATCCCGGTGATCAATTCGCTTGAGCAGACGCTATCCGATTTCGCCGGACCGCTCGCAGACCAGTGGAACTGTCAGATCGAAATTTCGATCAGCCCACCCGAACTGGCTGCACCCAAATGGATGGTACACGAAATCAAACAGCTTATCTCGGAAGCGGCGGCAAACGCCGTGCGTCACGGGCACGCGACGCGGCTTCGCATCTCGATCAGCCAGGCCGACTGCGGCCTGCAGTTCAAACTTATTGACAACGGAACGGGAGTGCCAAGCCAAGCGAAATCGCTGCGCCCTTCATCGCTTTCAACGCGCGTCGACAGGCTGGGGGGGAACCTTACCGTTTTCCAGGCAACGCCGGGCTTCGGGATTCACATCATTATACCGAGGATGCTGGGAGCGTATTAA
- a CDS encoding UbiA family prenyltransferase: MQNSDTGALTRPWVVNLDHALLKSNIDHERAIAVIGQEIFSLPWRIKSIIASGEFKAEKSTMDASVLAYNQDVLDALKRERQNGRKLFLCSALPNSVVKAVCDYHGIFLGCFALDAASQNDQDCVRKSIAQELGSSISDFELISSPADIGALMPPGHDTGRSAALVSPNVLAIISAIRVRQWSKNVLVFVPVMVSPVSTTENWYQSILAFLAFSLVASISYICNDLLDLQADRAHPTKRLRPFASGALPVATALFLIPILLVAACVAAFPLAITFQMTLVFYFVLTCLYSIYLKRMLMIDVVVLGCLYAIRVGAGGEATGIRPSEWLIAFSVFFFLALALIKRQAELATMLKLKRKRASNRSYRTEDFPVIAALASSAAFNAVTIYAVFVWFELQNELYSTPEALWFAIPMLVYWLGRAVLLAHRGNMLEDPIVFAATDAKSLICGAVVFGIVQWAH; encoded by the coding sequence ATGCAGAATTCCGACACAGGCGCGCTAACTCGGCCATGGGTAGTCAATCTTGATCATGCTCTTTTAAAGAGCAATATTGATCATGAGCGCGCAATAGCTGTCATCGGACAAGAGATATTTTCTCTTCCTTGGCGTATTAAAAGCATCATTGCAAGCGGCGAGTTTAAGGCCGAAAAGAGCACTATGGATGCGTCAGTACTTGCCTACAATCAGGACGTATTAGACGCGTTGAAAAGAGAGCGTCAAAATGGGCGGAAGCTGTTTTTGTGTTCGGCGCTTCCAAACTCGGTGGTGAAAGCTGTTTGCGACTATCACGGAATATTTTTGGGCTGTTTTGCCTTGGATGCTGCTAGCCAAAACGATCAGGATTGCGTCCGCAAGAGCATAGCCCAAGAGCTTGGCTCCTCGATCAGCGATTTCGAACTCATATCTTCGCCAGCGGACATCGGCGCTTTGATGCCTCCAGGGCACGACACCGGACGAAGCGCCGCGCTCGTCTCGCCGAACGTCCTCGCGATCATTTCCGCGATCCGAGTACGCCAGTGGTCGAAGAACGTGCTGGTTTTTGTCCCGGTAATGGTGTCGCCAGTCTCAACTACCGAGAACTGGTATCAGTCGATACTTGCATTTCTGGCGTTTTCGCTCGTCGCCTCCATCAGCTATATTTGTAACGACCTTCTCGACCTGCAAGCTGACAGAGCCCACCCGACCAAAAGGTTACGCCCATTTGCCAGTGGCGCGCTGCCCGTCGCAACCGCGCTTTTCCTGATACCGATCCTACTGGTCGCCGCTTGTGTTGCCGCGTTCCCGCTCGCCATTACCTTTCAAATGACGCTCGTATTCTATTTCGTGTTGACCTGCCTTTATTCGATTTATCTGAAGCGCATGCTGATGATCGATGTCGTCGTCCTCGGCTGCCTGTACGCAATCCGGGTAGGCGCTGGAGGGGAAGCAACGGGGATCAGGCCGTCCGAGTGGCTGATCGCATTCTCGGTGTTCTTCTTCCTTGCCCTAGCCCTTATCAAGCGGCAGGCTGAGCTCGCTACCATGCTGAAGCTCAAACGGAAAAGAGCTTCAAACCGCTCCTACAGAACCGAGGATTTCCCTGTAATAGCTGCTCTCGCGTCTTCGGCCGCGTTTAATGCGGTCACGATCTACGCTGTGTTCGTTTGGTTTGAATTGCAAAATGAACTCTACAGCACTCCGGAGGCACTTTGGTTCGCGATTCCTATGCTGGTGTACTGGCTTGGCCGCGCGGTTTTGCTGGCACACCGCGGCAATATGCTTGAGGATCCGATTGTGTTTGCCGCCACCGACGCCAAGAGCCTCATTTGCGGAGCAGTCGTTTTTGGGATCGTTCAATGGGCGCATTGA
- a CDS encoding ABC transporter substrate-binding protein, whose amino-acid sequence MKKFIAFALGTVASIVISASAYAETFKIGLSNGWVGSEWRTQMIDEAKAAAAKWKEKGVDVEVSVQSANVDVPGQIAHIRNFIAEGVNAIIVNPNSPTAFDPIFAQAKEAGILVIATDAEVSSPDAIYVGIDQTAWGAAGAKWLAETLGGKGKVVAINGVAGHPANEMRVAGYRGVFKEHPDIQVVNEVNANWDQAQGQQAMQNILATYPDINGVVVQDGMAAGAWKSIMDAGKKDQIAATGEIRKDFIDLWIQEKLNSGATVNPPGVMASALNVAVLMLQGKALKEPPKAGQYGNALYLPIPFIDSKNVEEAAKQLEGKPGYYSYTSSLSIEEAEALFK is encoded by the coding sequence ATGAAGAAATTCATTGCTTTTGCACTTGGCACAGTCGCGTCCATCGTCATCTCGGCATCGGCTTATGCGGAGACCTTCAAGATCGGTCTTTCGAACGGGTGGGTCGGCAGCGAGTGGCGTACCCAGATGATCGACGAGGCGAAGGCTGCGGCGGCGAAGTGGAAGGAGAAGGGCGTCGACGTCGAAGTTTCCGTCCAGAGCGCCAATGTCGACGTGCCCGGGCAGATCGCCCATATCCGCAATTTCATCGCTGAAGGCGTCAACGCCATCATCGTCAATCCGAACAGCCCGACCGCCTTCGACCCGATCTTCGCGCAGGCGAAGGAGGCCGGCATTCTGGTGATCGCGACAGATGCGGAGGTCTCCTCGCCGGATGCGATCTATGTCGGCATCGACCAGACCGCCTGGGGCGCGGCGGGCGCGAAATGGCTCGCCGAAACGCTGGGCGGCAAGGGCAAGGTTGTCGCGATCAACGGTGTCGCGGGCCACCCGGCAAACGAGATGCGGGTCGCCGGCTACAGAGGGGTCTTCAAGGAACATCCGGACATCCAGGTCGTCAACGAGGTCAACGCCAATTGGGATCAGGCGCAGGGACAGCAGGCGATGCAGAACATCCTCGCCACGTATCCCGATATAAACGGCGTCGTCGTGCAGGACGGCATGGCGGCCGGTGCCTGGAAATCGATCATGGACGCCGGCAAGAAGGACCAGATCGCCGCGACCGGCGAGATCCGCAAGGACTTCATCGACCTCTGGATCCAGGAGAAGCTGAATTCCGGCGCGACCGTCAATCCGCCGGGCGTCATGGCGAGCGCGCTCAACGTCGCGGTCCTGATGCTGCAGGGCAAGGCGCTGAAGGAGCCGCCCAAGGCCGGACAGTACGGCAATGCGCTCTATCTGCCGATTCCGTTCATCGACAGCAAGAATGTCGAGGAGGCGGCAAAGCAGCTCGAGGGCAAGCCCGGCTATTATTCCTATACGAGCTCGCTTTCGATCGAAGAGGCGGAAGCCCTCTTCAAGTGA